One region of Streptomyces subrutilus genomic DNA includes:
- a CDS encoding nucleotidyltransferase domain-containing protein, with protein sequence MDELTLVRDHTVYQCVMGSRAFGLATEASDTDRRGVYLAPTPLFWRFEKPPTHVEGPRDEEFSWELERFCELALRANPNILECLHSPLVEQVTPVGEELLSLREAFLSRRAHTSFSRYAASQHGKLLADVRVHGAPRWKHAMHLLRLLLSCRDLLRTGRLNLDAGPHRDRLLAVRRGELTWAEVDTWMSRLTSETDAALTTTRLPESPDHARVQDFLVRTRRASA encoded by the coding sequence ATGGACGAACTGACCCTGGTACGGGACCACACGGTCTACCAGTGCGTGATGGGCTCCCGGGCGTTCGGGCTGGCGACGGAGGCGAGCGACACCGACCGGCGCGGTGTCTACCTCGCCCCGACGCCGCTGTTCTGGCGCTTCGAGAAGCCCCCCACGCACGTGGAGGGCCCGCGGGACGAGGAGTTCTCGTGGGAGCTGGAGCGCTTCTGCGAGCTGGCCCTGCGCGCCAATCCGAACATCCTGGAGTGCCTCCACTCGCCGCTGGTCGAGCAGGTCACCCCGGTCGGCGAGGAACTGCTCTCCCTCCGCGAGGCCTTCCTCTCCCGCCGGGCCCACACCAGCTTCAGCCGGTACGCGGCCTCCCAGCACGGCAAACTCCTCGCGGACGTCCGCGTCCACGGCGCCCCGCGCTGGAAGCACGCCATGCACCTGCTGCGCCTGCTCCTGTCCTGCCGCGACCTGCTGCGCACGGGCCGCCTGAACCTCGACGCGGGCCCCCACCGCGACCGCCTCCTGGCGGTCCGCCGCGGCGAGCTCACCTGGGCCGAGGTCGACACCTGGATGTCCCGCCTGACCTCCGAGACGGACGCGGCCCTGACCACGACCCGTCTGCCCGAAAGCCCGGACCACGCCCGCGTGCAGGACTTCCTCGTCCGCACCCGCCGCGCGTCGGCCTAG
- a CDS encoding ADP-ribosylglycohydrolase family protein, producing the protein MTTTPKRAATGAMIGLALGDALGFPTEFNDVPSILAKTGPWRGMELPRPAIVTDDTQMTLALARGIRTAADRGRVGPLRLARPVREEFVDWYHSPENNRAPGNTCLRACSLLDHPERDWRDASQLGSKGCGANMRVVPVGLVPGWTEEERAGAAQLQSALTHGHPTALAASDLTARAVYLLAQGTEVTGLVGRLRSYALENRTRYHERWLGDLWTRTACDASPESFIARGWDECLAVLDRLAAALRTPSPETDPCLTTGEGWIAEEALATALQCFLLFPQEPLLALRRAACTAGDSDSLACLAGAFAGAHLGADVWPRDWEGRIEYRDELLAFGALWD; encoded by the coding sequence TTCAACGACGTGCCGTCGATCCTCGCCAAGACCGGCCCGTGGCGCGGGATGGAGCTGCCCCGGCCGGCCATCGTCACGGACGACACCCAGATGACGCTCGCCCTGGCGCGGGGCATACGGACCGCGGCCGACCGGGGCCGGGTGGGCCCGCTGCGGCTCGCCCGCCCGGTCCGGGAGGAGTTCGTCGACTGGTACCACTCCCCGGAGAACAACCGGGCCCCGGGCAACACCTGCCTGCGGGCCTGCTCGCTGCTGGACCACCCCGAGCGGGACTGGCGGGACGCCAGCCAGCTCGGCTCCAAGGGCTGCGGCGCGAACATGCGGGTGGTGCCGGTGGGGCTGGTGCCCGGCTGGACCGAGGAGGAGCGGGCGGGCGCCGCGCAGCTCCAGTCGGCGCTGACCCACGGCCACCCGACGGCCCTCGCCGCCTCCGACCTGACCGCGCGGGCCGTGTACCTGCTCGCGCAGGGCACCGAGGTGACGGGCCTGGTCGGACGGCTGCGCTCGTACGCCCTGGAGAACCGCACCCGCTACCACGAGCGCTGGCTCGGCGACCTCTGGACGCGGACGGCCTGCGACGCCTCGCCGGAGTCCTTCATCGCCCGGGGCTGGGACGAGTGCCTGGCCGTCCTCGACCGCCTCGCCGCGGCCCTGCGCACCCCGTCCCCGGAGACGGACCCCTGCCTGACCACGGGCGAGGGCTGGATCGCGGAGGAGGCCCTCGCCACGGCCCTGCAGTGCTTTCTGCTCTTCCCGCAGGAACCCCTCCTGGCCCTGCGCCGAGCCGCCTGCACGGCGGGCGACTCGGACTCCCTCGCCTGCCTGGCCGGCGCCTTCGCGGGCGCCCACCTCGGCGCGGACGTCTGGCCCCGCGACTGGGAGGGCCGCATCGAGTACCGCGACGAACTGCTGGCCTTCGGCGCGCTCTGGGACTAG